CCTGGATTCAAAATATAGAGTTTGAAAGTGGGTCGATGACGTTTGACTGGTTTCCCTCTGAGCCCATTATAAAACCTTCAAACATAATTCTCACTGTAAATCAATTGCATATATATGTACAATGTTTTTTAGGATTGAGAACTCTATACCCCCATCTCCTTTTCAGATTGTCAGCAGGTCCGTCTTCCTCTTCTGATGTCGTCGGCTTGTTCATCCGAGAATTTGCCACAAATTCAACCCGCGTGTCTGAAAGAGGTAATCTGCATATTGTTAAAtcagggataaaaaaaaaaaaaaatccactatATGgtcacatgttttcatcttgttcACTTACTTTGAGATCAAATTGTCTCTGAAAAAGTAGTTCCTACTGTTTGAGCAAGTACCCAGGAAATCAGTGTAAGTCAATTTGTCAACTTAATGTCCTCtcaagtcatggagacacaacttgtgcgtgcgtgtgtgtgtcgtcaCGGTAAATTGTGGTCTTGGAGACACCTTCTGTAGCAGGAAATGCCACAGAGGTGGTTTTGAGCACTCTGGTAGGACATTGTTCTAggcatgtgtgtatatgtgtgaatACTGAATATATATCATAGTGTTCATGTTGGATTATGAtgtgtattatatatttatttatcaatccTAAACTCATGTAAAGTGTATGTGTTGTAACCGTTGttgaattaaatgtaaaatataaatctgaAATCATCGCAGTGTTCATTGCAGCCACTGGGACCTGTTCTACTACGACAGCAGCTTACGTTTCAATGCAGCTGTTTCCTGacgctgatgttcagctccatCAGCCTCCTGCTGGTCCAGCACACTCCCCTCACACACCTCCCATTTAATGACCGGCTCCAGGTCGGAGGGCTCCTCTTTTATCCCGGAGGTGATGCATCCAGCCGCTGCTTCACCCTCCAATGAGTGGGCTCCATTCTGGGCATGTTGGTGGGGAAAGGCCTCTGCTGTGTCATGGCAGTTCAGGGAAAGGTGAGTGGTTGTTGCTCCACCCGCACCTGATGAACAGATAAATGAAGACAGTGATAAGTGGGTGGAGATGTGTCAACTCAGCTACTTAATTCCACCGACGCACGCCTGTCTGTCTGAATGTGGAACGGATTTTTTTGTGAACCGTgttaataattaaatgttttgttaatggTCCATGGAAGTGCAATGATATGTtcaaaattaatacaaattgaaTAAACAGACAACCAGCGCTCTGTATTAGTCAGTGGGGGCGTGTCTCTGGTCGGCGGTGGAAGGTCAAACTGGGTCAAACTGGGTCAAACTCACCACAGGATCATTTTGATGATTTGATTATTTGTAATCACCATATTGGACTGACaacatcacttcctgttagGCTAATTTGactaaaagtttcattttgttgCGGCTATGCTTCATATTCAGCTGAATATCAGAGCTTaaattttgaaaagttgtgaacttgggtctgaagattgtgtcggctgcttaacagacctctgacaAAGTCCACATGTAATGTATGAAAAATAGCATCAGTGGAGGGAATCATTCAAacatataaaccacacacatgaaTTGATAATACAGACAATGtagttacattttaataaaaaacttCTAtaaaaatcttcactgcagataaaccaggtaggatgagcacaaagttttctaaccataagctgcagcagagacacaacatccagcacatAAACAAGGACAGAGTGACATATAGTGTataactgtttgaggaggagtcactctgcacctcctcctcctggtctgaCCCACCACAGGCTGGGACTCCAGGCTGCctcctctgcacctcctcctcctggtctgaCCCACCACAGGCTCTGACTCCAGGCTGCctcctctgcacctcctcctcctggtctgaCCCACCACAGGCTGGGACTCCAGGCTGCctcctctgcacctcctcctcctggtctgaCCCACCACAGGCTGGGACTCCAGGCTGCCTCCtttgcacctcctcctcctggtctgaCCCACCACAGGCTGGGACTCCAGGCTGCCTCCtttgcacctcctcctcctggtctgaCCCACCACAGGCTGGGACTCCAgactcctgctctgctctcactGACTGTGAAAGAATGTCACAGTGAAATGAGCCACAGCTTGGGTTTGGAGTCCAGATGTTTGcagctgtaacacacacacacacacacacacacacacacgcaaacacacatgcacacacacgtgcacgcacacacagtgagagtCACGTCTGCTGATATCTGCTCCTCTCTCGCTGCTTCTTCTCGGGGTTTTAAAGAAgttggtaaaaacaaaaaaccgtTACGGTGCAATACCGCCACCAGCCGGAATGGAGTGTGAACCAGGATGTGTAAAAGtccaaatgagaaaaatgtagatttgaaataataaatatgaattaataaattCAATTGTCTCCATACATTTTGCTGTCCTGAGGAAATACAATAAAAGTATGATGTAAAAGATCAGAAAATCCAAACCTAGGTTTCAGAGCAGagacaactttttattttcatttacatcattttaacttttaaacGTGTATACAAGAAATGGTTGAGAACAAACAGAGTTTAATAGAGAAACATTCACGTGATTGAAATGCTCTTTATTGATCCTCTTATGGAAAAACTGTACAGAACATCAGGAGCACTTGATTCATCCCCTTTATTTTAAGAGCAGTGCCTTTTGCTCCCCCCCAAGAAAAACACTCGTAGCTTTCATCAACATTTCAATAATAGGAATGTCGAGGACGACCCGGCAATTATCTAAAAGTATTTTTCTCATGCCCCAAAAAATCATCATATCTAATCACACCAGTTGTTTGTCTCCTTCAGGGCTCAAAGCAACTGGGACCAGTGGGCTCCCACAGCAGATGTGGCTGATGGTCTGGTGAGTCGACGCTGAGTATCGGTGTTGATTCCACACTTGTGAGGTTGGCCCAACTTTTGCCTACTGTCATCCTTGCTCTATAAACCCTAGGCTCCCCCCCGGACAAGACGTCAGAGGTCAGAGTTATCAGCTTCAATGTGGAAGGAATGCCCAACGAGTTTAACTGgacataaaatacaaacaaggcaaatacaaaatagtttggcCATATGCATAAAGGCCTGATTCTGACCCTCTCCTCAAATGACCAGCCGCTGTGGTCCGTGCCACCAGGGAACAGGTTTCAACATTTTGAGCTCTCGTCCTCGTACTGGGAATCAGATGGAATATCTGTGCACCTCTTTCATCTGGACACTAGAACAGGAACCACGCCCTCTGATGTTTTGTTGAGGATGCAGTAATCCTTACAGTAACGTGGAGGCGAACTGGCCTCGACTGGACTGTTTGGTAAACTGCACTCTGGGCTTGGGGTCAGTTCGTCGCAGCTGCAACCAGAGTCGGCGCAGCTGCTCTCGAAGACGTGCtgaggcggcggcggcgtcACCTGCACTTGCCCCATGCTGCAACCCCAGACAGAGCCGGGGAGCCGGGTGTAAGAAGTGTCCCCTGCAGGATGGACCGTGGTTATCGGCTGGGGCGCCACCTGCATCCCAGGTAAGCCGACGTAGGAGGTTGGACATTGAGGGAATATGAGTTGTGTCACTGCAGTGATGTGGACGTCCTGGTTCTCCTCCGGGTCCTCGGTTCTGGGTTTCGGTTCAACGGTCACAGCATCGTTTATCAAGATCTCGTCGGTTTTGTACGGTAGTTCACATTTACCTTGTGGTGAGAGCCATTCCTGTACATACATGGACAGGAGGAATCATAAGGCTGGAAACAGCTGCATGACttattttcaaatgttacaCAGCATAATACATTGACCTTTAAAACTAATCTGGTCTATTCAGGGGATGGATATTTGCAGGTATGTATTCAACTGAATTCCATTCTAGCTGTTTGGATGCCTTGATTGTTTCCCTGTATTAAATTCTATCCTCATATGTAATTTTGTCAATCAATGTTCTTCCACTGTAGTAAAGCGTCTGTGCAGCCCTGTGTGGGAGGAGCCTGCTCGACCACCTCACCTTCAGGTTTCCTTCATGTTGCTGAAACAGGGGTTGAAAGAAAGGAGCGGGCGACGGCGTGTGGGACAGAGTTTTAATCCTCAATCTGTCAATCAAAGAAAAGTTTACAAATCATCATCCAGATCAGAGAGCATTGGTTGTGATAgagctgaatttttttttaagtgcacaTGATTTACCTTGCAGCGGGGCTGTGGAACACAAATACCAGAACTCCCACAACCACGCACACCGGGACCAGAAATTTGGTCAAAGTTATCATGATGTTTTCTTGTTCTGAGAGAGAGTCTGAAACAATTCAGCATTAGTGAGTCAGGGGTTACAGTGGAACTGACATTAAGGGGGTTTTCATGGTTATTCCACAAAAGCAGTAGAGTGGGTTTTGTTCTTTGAGACTGACTCATGTCTTTCATACTATAGTAACTGTATATCTCAATATATGTAATACCTGAGATACACAATAACTCAGAGACCCACACATGAGTACAACACTAGAGGAAGCAGACTTCTGATGTTTATCAATACATTTACATGCATCATTCATAGTCAGTGCcatgaagacaaaagaaaaagtttgattTTACCTTCTTGCACTCCGTTTCTCCAGCACATCTGTGGACCCCATTTACTCCAATTTGTGGTAAACTCTGGCAATTCAAAGACAGTGGACCTCACTCGAGTGCAATATGTAGCATGGGCTTCAAGTTGTATCCGTGGAACTGATAAAAACTTCTCACGGGTGGGAAGTTTCTGGGGAAACAATCAGAACGTTGTCAAATCTTAGGTCTGCAGCGAAACAGGGCGTCTCAGTTTGTCTGTTTGGGACAGTGGATCTCACCTTGCTCTCACCGTTGGGAGATTTCTCCAGGAGGACTTCGTATTCGAGGTAATTGCCAATGTACCAATGGCCTTCATACATGCTTTTCCAGGTGATGTTGAAAACCTCTGCTGTTTGTTCGACATCAACTTTATCCGGGGGTGTCAGCTGAACTGATCACAAACAGTGATCGAataatatttacatacataGAAATCTGTCTACTATGTACAGTACAAAGATACTGCCTAAAATGTGCTGCTGAGTATCCCTCCTGAATAATACTTGTCATAATCCTACAATGTACTATTGTCTCCGCAAGGAGCTTGTGTttatgtccatttgtttgtttgtaagcagaaTAACGCAAAAACTTCTAAACAGATTCAAAATAATGCAAGAAATCCCACATAGGGAACTAACATCTATGAGTGTGGGCACATTGAGGTGGATCTAAATCCAGATGTGGATCTAATGGATTCAAAAGTGGTTGAGTAGCTGAGATAATGTGAGTCCAATAGTTTTAAAACTATGTCCAACAAACATTATGGATTTAGTGCAGAAGGTCTTTACATAGAAAAatctttattgtcattataaCCAGGCACAATTAAATTGTAAAAGTACAGAAGAACATTTTGCATGTATAACTATACAGAGAACAATTATGACATGTTTAGAGATAAGTCTAGTGCAAAATGGTAAAATAAAGGCTTTCTGCAtacttgtgtgcgtgtgtcgcatgtgcatgtgtcagtCCCCAGATATCAAATACACACCactgcatgcatgcacacacacacatgtcacacaAGGTCACAAAGTCACATACGGTCTATTTGAAGTACAATAAAATCCTACTCACTGTGTTCATAAGGTATAAATCCCTTGATGAGTGAAAGGCAGCTGGAGTTCTTATACAGTTCCACGTTGAACTGATGACTTTGGCCGAAAGTTCTTTTCGTCTTTAGTACCGTGCAGACACAACTGTAAGTGTGTTTCTTGAAGATGAGTGGACAAGTGGATATTTCATGGCCTcccctaaaaataaaaaataaaaccaccattaacatgtttgtttatagcatgaacacaaacattaagaattcaacattttcattaactTATAAATATGAATGTGGAAGAAGTGCAGTTACCGGGTCTGTGTGAACTTCAGGCTGTAGGTGGTGTTGGACGGTGCCACAGGATCACCGGTGATGTTCAACTCACATGCGATTTCTCTCCAGTAGGCACTCACACAGGAGTTTCCATAAACTTCAAATGAGGGAGAGAATATCATGTAGATTTGGACATAATTACTTATACCCAGTagtgggatgtaacaaagtacatttacttagtTACCTCACTTAAGTGCATTGAGAAATAGGCTACACTCTGCAAGTATTTTTACTACTTTCAAAGCAAGCACTTGCATTTACTCAAGTAGAGATAATATGACCATGTTTATTTCAAGTGTGGAAGAATAACGTttcataaaaaggaaaaactcaaGCACAGGGAGTTTAGTAAATGATGAGTCGGGGGCTTTTAAAGGTAAATGCTTCAATTAATTTCCACGAAATTTGGTGGAGGGGTGAGACCTGGACTCCATAACATTTGACAAATGATGAGTAAACCCCCGACTGTGGGGTAGTAAAATGATTTCTACCTCACAGTCGGGGGATTGCTCAACATTTACTCAAATCACTGTGCTTGAGTAAATGAAGACGTGAATAACAACttgacatttcaaacatttcccgTCTGCTCTGTGGTTTGTCGACCACGCAGGACGTAGGATCCAAGTGAAATTAGCTCTGCACAGTTAAATGGGGAGAAGGTGATCGCACAAATAAGCATGAGTTGAGATCTGCTGTGAGACGCCTGGTTTTATCATGTCAGTGTCCAGAGAGCTGAGCCTTACCTGTGAGGCAGCTGCTCACAGCGAGGATGCTGGAGCACCAGCACACGAACAGGAGCTGGGGACACTTCATGTCTCCATGTACAAGTCTGTCATACAAGAGTAAAACATCACTTTGCAATTCATCTCGAGTTGTGTCCACCTCTACTGTAATTCAACACATTTATCATTCCAGTCAACAGTAACAAGAATCAAAAGtcaaataaagtgaaatataaCAATTTATTAAGTTAATCTTCTAGAACAAGACCAAAAAATCTGTATAATTGTCATGATGGTAGAGAGTGGAAATGTGGTGTTACCTGAGGGGCTgccctggtgctgctggtggctCACTTACTGAATGAGATGAACCGAGGTTCAATTTATTATCAGTTGCATCACAGGAAGTGaaacctcagttttttttttgttttttttggtgtcaTTTCTGGATCATTTTTTCATGCTTTTCTTCATTGTCATTTTTGTTGagatgaattattaataaatctTGACTGGAAGAATGTGCATCAGCTTCTCTAATCAGgattctttcttttattttgacatctgCAGGCACAGACGGAGCGCACAGAGCACGAAGGAgaaacaaacaccacaacatTCAAATccaacttaatatttacatgGAATTTaagacagagaaaacagaatTAGAATAATAGAGTGCAGATCTCTAATTCCCCCTAATCcacatctgcaccaaaatgtaatggattcATTAAAAAGCCCAGgtcccacccctccaccaaATTGAGATGAAATTCATTTAAGCATTGTCCTGCTAATAACGAAagcaacaaaccaacaaattaGAATGGCGCTGACTAGATCTGTTACAACTGCAAAAGCCAAACaattcccttaaattcaataaagctgAACTAAATTACACACTCATATCAGTTGCCTGCAGAAGCCTCATCAACAGCCATGAATTACTCAAAAACATCATAGTTTCATAAGTTTAGTCTTTTTAGAATCTTTTTCCAGCTCCAGCAGTTGCACCTCCGTAGCTGTGCATGTACCACACGAATAGAACATTTGGTGAAAGAGGAGAACTGATATAAAAAATACACCTGCGAAATAATCATTGTTTTTAGAGATGAGGGACATTGCACAAAACAGGACGGGTGGTTGCAGTGATGACAGATAATGGCCCTTGACAGGAACGCTATCAGACATCTTGATAAGGCAGCACGCATTGGTGCATGAAGAAGCCTGAGAACAtgaagagcagagacagagtgaCAAAGATATTATGCACAAAGCTTGAATGCAGAGTTTTGATCCTGTGTTGCAGTGTCTAAGAGGTCCGGAGGGTCCCATGCAAATAGTTACAGATGCTCATTGCTTTTTTTACGACCCATTAATGGACTGATGCATTGAATGAGCATTTGAGAAACTCACCGCAAGAGACATGAAGGGAAAGACCATTTTCAAACcatattcaaacacaaataacgattataaaacaaaagaaaataccGACAACGACGTCCATGTTTTAAATGCACGACCCACAGAACTCCAAACTGTGTCTGTGAAAAGGGAAAAGTGTTGCATCGAAGTCACAGTCCTGCATAAACGCAGCTGAATGCAATGCAGTGATGAAAGACAATCATCACTGTGCTTCACGCAGTTCACAGTCTGAGTTGCTGGCGTCCTCCTGAATAATGTTACATATCATCCACTGCCTCACGTAGTTTGAGTTGGAGTTTTTTTGCTCCTGAAATAAGTCGGAGTCCATGTGCTCCGCTGTGTCCGAGGCCCCGGGGCTGCTGCACTCTGCGAAGCCGCTGTCGATGGTGTCCAGGTCCACCCGAGGGTAGCCGTCCTCCGACTGCTCGTTGGAGGTGAAGGAGTCGAGGGAAATCCTCTCCGGCTCGTTGAACTCAGCACGTGGCTGAAAGTTTATCTTTCCAACCTCTGATAACTCGAtggatattttgttttcatactcCGGTGAAATCGCGCTTTGCCCATCCAGCTGAGGTCCCTCTGAATCGTACCCAGCATGCTCGCTGTCGACCTCTTCAAACGACCCGAAGCTTTCTCCATCTCGGTAGCTGGCGAGGGTGTTCACGGAGCTCTGCGACATGACTTCCTCCTCGTACTCCTCTCCGGACAGGGTCACCGTGTGGATGGAGACGTGTCCGGCGGAGTGGCCGGTGCTCTGCGAGCTGCCGTCGCCGAGGAAGGGCGGCAGCAAGTTGCTCTGAGGCTGCAGCACGTGGAGGAAGTGGCCGCCATTACTGGCCTCGTTGACCTCTCTGAagctcttcttctcctcgctCCGCTGAGGGACGTCGTAGTGCTTCTCGTTCATCAGCTGAACATGAGAGTCCATCATGTAGTCGTACTCGCTGAATATAGGCTTCACCCACTCCTGCAACAGAGCAAAGGGAAGACATTAACTCAGAGTCTATAGAACCACTGTGCATGTTTAAAGGAATATAAGGAATTCTGGttgtatagataatggatgaatggatggatggaggtataatgtgttaattaagGACTTTATATGTTTGAAATTAGGATTTACTGCAGGAAGGTGCCTTATTctgaaaggagggggggggtggggtggggacCAGGGGTTAAGTGAAGTGCGTGAGGGAAGGGAAACTTCCAGGACGACTGAGgtgttattttgtgattttatcACAAACGTTCCACTTCTCCTCCAGGGTTGAAAGCGGAGGCAGAAGGTAACGCTCGGTGGTAAAATGTTCCCCCGCCCATCAGCAgcgcctccagctcctcaggcAGGAACCTCTGGCTATTCACTACTTGAGGATTCTACAACCTCCAGCAGGATCTAAACATTTTAAGTATCTGTCGTCATCATACATGATATCACCATAATGGCAATAAAACATGCATTATTCATAATTATTATCCACCAACTTATTTTTGCACATAATGCAGGAAAGTTTTGACATCTTTTCCATTAGACGTTAAGACTCATTGGAGGAAGAAGGAGCTAACATAAACATTTTCACGCTGAGCATATGTGATATATAAGATACAGTGCCGTGAACAGCAGCTTATTAGGTGTGAATTGTCTGCAGCCAGGTTTCGCCTACACGCAGAAAGCTGATGCCCAGATAAGCATGAACCACACTCTCGATGCTCACGTCACCACTTCCTGGAAAAAGATCATCAGCATCGTCGAGGCGTCTCTGGTTTTGCTGAGGGAGAGACAGATAGCACAGGCTGACGAGACCAAAGACTCCTGCAAGGGCCGGGCTCAGTTTATCGAGGTGATCCTGAAGATACCGTGTACAAAACGAATACAACGCCGGATGAGATAGTTCTGAAGAGCAAACACTCGATTTGTACTCAAAGTGCAAACCTGCAGAAAAGCACCTGACACTGAAGACGTGCTGTTGTTTCACATGCCACAGATTCAGGATGATGAACCACAGCTTTACACTGGTGTCCTGCAAGTTTAATTTAAGAGCACGTCCTTCATAAACTTACCAATTTAACTTTAATGAACTGTCGTCAGTTTAAGTGTTTGATGACAGTGAAAATCCAGATGCTGCTATTAAAGAAACTCTTCAGCATCAGAATCAAATACATAAACTAAACTCCTTTGCAGCAGATTGTCTTTTGACCTCTTATTGAAAGTATTTTATTCACATATGTCCTTCACAACTTCTATTATATCAGGTTTGTTATATCTTTCACATATACTTTTCTTGCACGAGCCATAATTCGA
The DNA window shown above is from Platichthys flesus chromosome 11, fPlaFle2.1, whole genome shotgun sequence and carries:
- the LOC133965616 gene encoding interleukin-9 receptor-like; the protein is MYEGHWYIGNYLEYEVLLEKSPNGESKKLPTREKFLSVPRIQLEAHATYCTRVRSTVFELPEFTTNWSKWGPQMCWRNGVQEDSLSEQENIMITLTKFLVPVCVVVGVLVFVFHSPAARLRIKTLSHTPSPAPFFQPLFQQHEGNLKEWLSPQGKCELPYKTDEILINDAVTVEPKPRTEDPEENQDVHITAVTQLIFPQCPTSYVGLPGMQVAPQPITTVHPAGDTSYTRLPGSVWGCSMGQVQVTPPPPQHVFESSCADSGCSCDELTPSPECSLPNSPVEASSPPRYCKDYCILNKTSEGVVPVLVSR